From a region of the Ovis aries strain OAR_USU_Benz2616 breed Rambouillet chromosome 2, ARS-UI_Ramb_v3.0, whole genome shotgun sequence genome:
- the NEMP2 gene encoding nuclear envelope integral membrane protein 2 isoform X1, whose translation MRLPRTTCWLLLWLPPLAAQPAGAERGEEEAAAVSVSRCKALKEMDLIEASLSDCYCYNQNSQVEWKYIWSTVQVKITSPGPFSVVYITERYNCQYPETILSIIRCMIHNFWTPEESNDTTIIIHPYGQTVCFSVKPARKIFMYTISVKQNIVDFKLVFVFVVGIFLFFYAETLSQSPIFFYSSGTVLGVLMTLVFVLLLVKKFIPKYSTFWALMLGCWFASVYILGQLMEELKRLWYESRMCVLGYVLTVGCVSFAVCYKHGPLVEERDMVLLAWLLRLLSLLLVYMGVSAPQFACTAALLLVLASGSRCCLPSALACVGRKMKKWFTSEKLAVKLLTEDQYREQADAATICALEELRQACRSPGFPSWLAVSRLQEPKKFADFVLGGSHLSPEEVRLHEEQYGLGGAFLEEQLFNLRTPDSLPAQ comes from the exons ATGAGGCTGCCCCGCACGACGTGCTGGCTGCTGCTCTGGCTGCCGCCTCTGGCCGCGCAGCCCGCGGGCGCCGAGCgcggggaggaggaggcggcggccgTCTCAG TTTCTAGGTGTAAAGCTTTGAAGGAGATGGATTTAATTGAAGCTTCTCTGTCAGACTGTTACTGCTACAATCAAAATTCCCAAGTGGAATGGAAGTATATATGGTCAACTGTGCAG GTGAAAATTACCAGTCCAGGCCCGTTCAGTGTTGTATATATCACAGAAAGGTATAATTGCCAGTATCCAGAAACCATCCTCTCCATCATCAGATGTATGATTCATAACTTTTGGACACCAGAGGAGTCTAATGATACAACCATAATCATCCATCCATACGGACAGACTGTCTGTTTCTCTGTGAAGCCAGCCAGGAAGATATTTATGTATACAATAAGTGTGAAACAAAACA tTGTGGATTTCAAGCTCGTCTTTGTGTTTGTGGTGGgcatcttcctcttcttttacGCAGAGACCTTGAGTCA AAGCCCCATTTTCTTTTACTCTTCGGGGACTGTGCTAGGTGTTCTAATGACATTAGTCTTTGTCCTGTTGCTGGTGAAGAAGTTCATTCCTAAG TATAGCACCTTTTGGGCTCTAATGCTTGGTTGTTGGTTTGCTTCAGTGTATATTCTGGGGCAACTGATGGAAGAGCTGAAGAGACTGTGGTATGAAAGCAGAATGTGTGTATTAG GCTACGTCCTGACAGTTGGCTGCGTCAGCTTTGCTGTTTGCTACAAGCACGGGCCCCTGGTGGAGGAGAGGGACATGGTGCTCCTGGCAtggctgctgcggctgctgtcCCTGCTCCTGGTGTACATGGGGGTGTCCGCGCCCCAGTTCGCCTGCACGGCTGCCCTGCTCCTCGTCCTGGCGTCCGGGAGTCGGTGCTGTCTGCCGAGCGCGCTCGCCTGTGTCGGGAG gaaaatgaagaaatggttCACATCAGAGAAGCTGGCGGTGAAGCTTCTTACTGAAGACCAGTACAGGGAGCAAGCTGATGCCGCCACAATCTGCGCCCTGGAGGAGCTCCGCCAGGCCTGCCGCAGCCCCGGCTTCCCATCCTGGCTGGCGGTCTCCAGGCTCCAGGAGCCGAAAAA GTTTGCGGACTTTGTTCTGGGAGGAAGCCACTTGTCGCCCGAAGAAGTGAGGCTCCATGAGGAACAATATGGCCTTGGGGGCGCCTTCTTGGAAGAGCAGCTCTTTAACCTGAGGACTCCTGACAGTCTGCCTGCACAGTGA
- the NEMP2 gene encoding nuclear envelope integral membrane protein 2 isoform X2: MDLIEASLSDCYCYNQNSQVEWKYIWSTVQVKITSPGPFSVVYITERYNCQYPETILSIIRCMIHNFWTPEESNDTTIIIHPYGQTVCFSVKPARKIFMYTISVKQNIVDFKLVFVFVVGIFLFFYAETLSQSPIFFYSSGTVLGVLMTLVFVLLLVKKFIPKYSTFWALMLGCWFASVYILGQLMEELKRLWYESRMCVLGYVLTVGCVSFAVCYKHGPLVEERDMVLLAWLLRLLSLLLVYMGVSAPQFACTAALLLVLASGSRCCLPSALACVGRKMKKWFTSEKLAVKLLTEDQYREQADAATICALEELRQACRSPGFPSWLAVSRLQEPKKFADFVLGGSHLSPEEVRLHEEQYGLGGAFLEEQLFNLRTPDSLPAQ, translated from the exons ATGGATTTAATTGAAGCTTCTCTGTCAGACTGTTACTGCTACAATCAAAATTCCCAAGTGGAATGGAAGTATATATGGTCAACTGTGCAG GTGAAAATTACCAGTCCAGGCCCGTTCAGTGTTGTATATATCACAGAAAGGTATAATTGCCAGTATCCAGAAACCATCCTCTCCATCATCAGATGTATGATTCATAACTTTTGGACACCAGAGGAGTCTAATGATACAACCATAATCATCCATCCATACGGACAGACTGTCTGTTTCTCTGTGAAGCCAGCCAGGAAGATATTTATGTATACAATAAGTGTGAAACAAAACA tTGTGGATTTCAAGCTCGTCTTTGTGTTTGTGGTGGgcatcttcctcttcttttacGCAGAGACCTTGAGTCA AAGCCCCATTTTCTTTTACTCTTCGGGGACTGTGCTAGGTGTTCTAATGACATTAGTCTTTGTCCTGTTGCTGGTGAAGAAGTTCATTCCTAAG TATAGCACCTTTTGGGCTCTAATGCTTGGTTGTTGGTTTGCTTCAGTGTATATTCTGGGGCAACTGATGGAAGAGCTGAAGAGACTGTGGTATGAAAGCAGAATGTGTGTATTAG GCTACGTCCTGACAGTTGGCTGCGTCAGCTTTGCTGTTTGCTACAAGCACGGGCCCCTGGTGGAGGAGAGGGACATGGTGCTCCTGGCAtggctgctgcggctgctgtcCCTGCTCCTGGTGTACATGGGGGTGTCCGCGCCCCAGTTCGCCTGCACGGCTGCCCTGCTCCTCGTCCTGGCGTCCGGGAGTCGGTGCTGTCTGCCGAGCGCGCTCGCCTGTGTCGGGAG gaaaatgaagaaatggttCACATCAGAGAAGCTGGCGGTGAAGCTTCTTACTGAAGACCAGTACAGGGAGCAAGCTGATGCCGCCACAATCTGCGCCCTGGAGGAGCTCCGCCAGGCCTGCCGCAGCCCCGGCTTCCCATCCTGGCTGGCGGTCTCCAGGCTCCAGGAGCCGAAAAA GTTTGCGGACTTTGTTCTGGGAGGAAGCCACTTGTCGCCCGAAGAAGTGAGGCTCCATGAGGAACAATATGGCCTTGGGGGCGCCTTCTTGGAAGAGCAGCTCTTTAACCTGAGGACTCCTGACAGTCTGCCTGCACAGTGA